In Paenibacillus sp. FSL M7-0420, a single genomic region encodes these proteins:
- a CDS encoding response regulator transcription factor, whose protein sequence is MFHDLTGGVDADMYGIIIVDDELFVRKGLIGMIDWAGSGFQIVDEADNGEDALELIRAKRPQLVITDIRMPVLDGIGLIEAVTEEQLGTEFIIISGYNDFRYAQQAVRYGVLDYVLKPINEHEIVKALHKFRDKFAARKQLQDRLSIHEGEKRVEALIRGEAADDTLDAWEQQWTEAGARQFTYVLLEVNNVFPWSGQALPGKAELKEAIRQAVQQFTAETPIIYEHRRFFGFIVPEHYLASHAGELRSFVADCLSKLCERYPLQVQAYAGRPVSTLQELKHSYNSAKETVEYKYVRPAQPILLSSDIAGLSLNYIHASGRVFQALIEAIEENQHAEIMGGIGKLFAEFQEKLVSREAMKAVAIQCVHSVLHTIRSMEGDEKQLATLVPMMNWPDHNITLAELRSLFEAFALEAAERIQELYQSYGSSGLYRIKSYVDRNFHENLNLKQIAGQFYMNSAYLGQVFKKNYGMYFNDYLLQLRITEAKKLLRQTDLRIYEIAEQVGFKNADYFVTQFEKLEQRTPTEYRNRTGNR, encoded by the coding sequence TTGTTTCACGATCTTACCGGAGGAGTGGATGCCGATATGTACGGGATCATTATTGTCGATGATGAGCTGTTTGTCCGCAAGGGCCTGATCGGAATGATTGACTGGGCGGGCAGCGGGTTCCAGATTGTGGATGAGGCGGACAACGGGGAGGATGCGCTGGAGCTGATCCGGGCCAAGCGGCCGCAGCTGGTGATCACCGATATCCGCATGCCGGTTCTGGATGGCATCGGGCTGATTGAGGCTGTGACGGAGGAGCAGCTTGGAACGGAATTTATCATTATCAGCGGATATAACGACTTCCGGTATGCGCAGCAGGCTGTCCGGTATGGCGTGCTGGACTATGTCTTGAAGCCGATTAATGAGCACGAAATTGTGAAAGCGCTTCATAAGTTCCGCGACAAATTCGCTGCGCGCAAGCAGCTCCAGGACCGGCTCAGCATTCATGAGGGGGAGAAGCGGGTGGAGGCGCTGATCCGTGGGGAAGCGGCGGATGACACCCTTGACGCCTGGGAGCAGCAGTGGACAGAGGCGGGAGCCCGCCAGTTCACCTATGTGCTGCTGGAGGTGAACAATGTGTTTCCCTGGAGCGGGCAGGCCTTGCCCGGGAAGGCGGAGCTGAAGGAGGCAATCCGGCAGGCGGTACAGCAGTTCACAGCAGAGACTCCTATTATCTATGAGCACCGGAGATTCTTCGGCTTCATTGTGCCGGAGCATTATCTGGCGAGTCATGCAGGCGAGCTGCGCAGCTTCGTGGCGGATTGTCTAAGCAAGCTCTGCGAGCGTTATCCCTTGCAGGTTCAGGCGTATGCGGGCAGGCCGGTAAGCACGCTCCAGGAGCTGAAGCATTCGTATAACTCGGCCAAGGAGACGGTGGAGTACAAATATGTCCGGCCTGCCCAGCCGATTCTGCTGTCCTCTGATATTGCCGGTCTGTCCCTGAACTATATCCATGCCAGTGGTAGGGTGTTTCAGGCGCTGATTGAAGCGATTGAGGAGAATCAGCACGCGGAGATCATGGGCGGGATCGGTAAGCTGTTCGCAGAATTTCAGGAGAAGCTGGTCTCGCGGGAAGCGATGAAGGCCGTAGCCATTCAATGCGTCCATAGTGTGCTGCATACTATACGGAGCATGGAGGGGGATGAGAAGCAGCTGGCGACCCTTGTCCCGATGATGAATTGGCCGGATCATAACATCACCCTGGCGGAGCTGAGGTCCTTGTTCGAAGCCTTTGCGCTGGAAGCGGCGGAGCGGATTCAAGAGCTATACCAGAGCTACGGCAGCAGCGGGCTGTATAGAATCAAGTCTTATGTGGACCGGAACTTCCATGAGAACCTGAACCTCAAGCAGATCGCAGGCCAGTTCTATATGAACTCGGCCTATCTTGGCCAGGTGTTCAAGAAGAATTATGGCATGTACTTCAATGACTATCTGCTCCAGCTGCGTATCACCGAGGCCAAGAAGCTGCTGCGGCAGACCGATCTGCGGATCTATGAAATTGCCGAGCAGGTCGGATTCAAGAATGCCGATTATTTCGTCACCCAGTTCGAGAAGCTGGAGCAGAGAACGCCTACAGAATATAGAAACCGGACGGGCAACCGTTAA
- a CDS encoding glycoside hydrolase family 31 protein, producing the protein MFREENGRLIREYDHERVWIEPWGEHSLRIRASYAEITDEQWALLPAVQTLSHISITPERASIMNGNIRAEITDKGQIFFYNQHGKLLLNETEDTYQLKYGGRELAAVPGSSDFSVKLRLEADPQEKLYGMGQYQHSFLNLKGCSLELTHRNSQISIPFVLSSAGYGFLWHNPAIGQAHFSLNVTEWTAPSTKQLDYWITAGDSPAEIEEAYAKATGTVPMMPEYGMGFWQCKLRYRTQEELLDVAREHKRRGLPIDVIVIDFFHWTNQGDWRFDPEYWPDPEAMVQELQELGIELMVSVWPTVQTESENYKEMLEKGYLLRSDRGVRTQFQFLGQNAIFDATNPEARKFLWGLIKQNYYDKGIKVFWLDEAEPELTVYDHDIYRYHIGSSKQIGNIYPMKYSQTFYDGMAAEGQENIINLVRTAWAGSQRYGALVWSGDIHSSFKVLSIQVRAGLNMAVAGIPWWTTDIGGFHGGNSADASFRELMVRWFQYGAFSPVFRLHGDRSPFVQPTGTRGGGVCGSGSDNEVWSYGDEAYVIFKEFMQMRERLKPYIRGLMQAAHEKGTPPMRPLFYDFPQDPAAWDIEDQYMFGPDLLVAPVLGEGERARNVYLPSGSEWTHVYTGTAYAGGQAITVDAPLTQIPLFVRDGAVLPVLGGAEE; encoded by the coding sequence ATGTTTCGTGAAGAGAATGGCAGACTGATCAGAGAATATGACCATGAGAGAGTCTGGATAGAGCCTTGGGGAGAGCATTCGCTGCGTATCCGGGCTTCGTATGCGGAGATTACCGATGAGCAGTGGGCGCTTCTGCCTGCTGTGCAGACGCTGAGTCATATATCGATTACCCCAGAGCGTGCGAGCATTATGAACGGGAATATCCGGGCGGAAATAACGGACAAGGGTCAGATCTTCTTCTATAACCAGCACGGCAAGCTGCTCCTTAACGAGACGGAGGATACGTATCAGTTAAAATATGGCGGGAGAGAACTGGCGGCGGTTCCGGGGAGCAGTGATTTCTCCGTGAAGCTCCGGCTGGAGGCGGACCCGCAAGAGAAGCTGTACGGCATGGGGCAATACCAGCATTCTTTTCTGAATCTGAAGGGCTGCTCGCTGGAGCTGACGCACCGCAACAGCCAGATCAGCATTCCGTTCGTGCTGTCCAGCGCTGGTTACGGGTTCCTGTGGCATAATCCGGCGATCGGACAGGCGCATTTCAGCCTGAATGTGACCGAATGGACAGCCCCGTCGACCAAGCAGCTGGATTATTGGATCACCGCCGGTGACTCGCCTGCCGAGATCGAGGAGGCTTATGCCAAGGCTACGGGAACTGTGCCGATGATGCCGGAGTATGGTATGGGGTTCTGGCAATGCAAGCTCCGCTACCGTACGCAGGAGGAATTGCTGGATGTGGCGAGGGAGCATAAACGGCGCGGGCTGCCAATCGACGTCATCGTCATTGATTTCTTCCACTGGACGAATCAGGGGGACTGGCGGTTTGACCCGGAATATTGGCCCGATCCTGAGGCGATGGTGCAGGAGCTGCAGGAGCTGGGCATTGAGCTGATGGTCTCGGTCTGGCCGACTGTCCAGACGGAGAGCGAGAATTATAAGGAGATGCTGGAAAAAGGATACCTGCTGCGCTCAGACCGCGGCGTGCGGACGCAATTCCAGTTCCTCGGCCAGAACGCCATCTTCGATGCGACGAATCCGGAGGCCCGCAAGTTCCTGTGGGGACTGATTAAGCAGAATTATTATGATAAAGGAATCAAGGTCTTCTGGCTCGATGAGGCGGAGCCGGAGCTGACGGTCTATGACCATGATATCTATCGTTATCATATCGGCTCCAGCAAGCAGATCGGCAATATCTACCCCATGAAATACAGCCAGACCTTCTATGACGGTATGGCGGCTGAAGGCCAGGAGAATATTATCAATCTGGTCCGTACCGCCTGGGCGGGCAGCCAGCGCTACGGGGCGCTCGTATGGTCCGGAGATATTCACTCCAGCTTCAAGGTGCTCAGCATCCAGGTGCGGGCCGGACTGAATATGGCCGTGGCCGGGATTCCATGGTGGACCACCGATATCGGCGGCTTCCACGGCGGTAATTCGGCAGACGCTTCCTTCCGGGAGCTGATGGTCCGCTGGTTCCAGTACGGCGCGTTCTCTCCGGTGTTCAGGCTGCACGGGGACCGTTCCCCTTTTGTTCAGCCCACCGGAACGCGGGGCGGGGGCGTATGCGGAAGCGGCTCGGATAATGAAGTGTGGAGCTACGGGGATGAGGCGTATGTCATCTTCAAGGAGTTCATGCAGATGCGGGAGCGGCTGAAGCCGTATATCCGCGGGCTGATGCAGGCGGCACATGAGAAGGGCACGCCGCCTATGCGTCCATTGTTCTATGATTTCCCACAGGACCCGGCGGCCTGGGATATCGAGGACCAGTATATGTTCGGTCCCGATCTGCTGGTTGCCCCGGTGCTGGGCGAGGGTGAACGGGCTCGCAACGTGTACCTGCCGTCCGGCTCAGAGTGGACCCATGTCTATACCGGCACTGCCTATGCCGGCGGACAGGCTATTACGGTCGATGCGCCGCTTACGCAGATTCCGCTGTTTGTGCGGGACGGTGCCGTGCTGCCGGTGCTTGGCGGGGCGGAGGAGTAA
- a CDS encoding ABC transporter permease, translated as MDKNTVPALSRPAADKEPGRMRLFFKKLGQQRALAVMSVPFLIWLFVFKYLPLWGWSIAFQDYKPARKFMEQTWIGFEHFKFLFGDDRFLRVLRNTLAMSSINLFFGFVTAITLALLLNEIRNIAFKRVVQTVSYLPHFISWVVAASIIQTTLSPDGTINQLLVGLGFLDRGNEILFLGIPEYFWTIFGASSVWKDIGWNTIVYLAAMTTIDPTQYEAAEIDGANRFKKMIYVTLPGIKSVVIVLLIMNIGYLLESGFEPQYLLGNGMNVDYSENIDIFVLKYGIAQSNFSLSIAAGMFKTVVSFILLFMANNAAKRMGEARLY; from the coding sequence ATGGATAAAAATACGGTACCCGCGTTATCCCGGCCAGCGGCGGATAAGGAGCCGGGCCGGATGAGGCTGTTCTTCAAAAAGCTGGGCCAGCAGCGGGCCTTGGCAGTGATGTCAGTCCCTTTTCTAATCTGGCTATTTGTATTCAAATACTTGCCGCTGTGGGGCTGGAGCATTGCCTTCCAGGATTATAAGCCGGCCAGGAAGTTCATGGAGCAGACCTGGATTGGCTTCGAGCATTTCAAATTTCTGTTCGGGGATGACCGCTTCCTCCGGGTGCTCCGCAATACGCTGGCGATGAGCTCGATTAACCTGTTCTTCGGCTTCGTCACCGCGATCACCCTTGCGTTGCTGCTTAATGAAATACGCAATATTGCCTTCAAGCGTGTAGTGCAGACTGTCAGTTATTTGCCGCATTTTATCTCCTGGGTCGTGGCAGCGAGCATCATTCAGACGACGCTATCCCCGGATGGTACGATTAACCAGCTGCTGGTGGGTCTGGGCTTCCTGGACCGCGGCAATGAAATCCTGTTCCTGGGTATCCCGGAATACTTCTGGACCATCTTCGGAGCCAGCTCCGTCTGGAAGGATATCGGCTGGAACACCATCGTCTACCTGGCCGCTATGACGACGATTGATCCCACACAGTATGAAGCAGCGGAGATCGACGGTGCGAACCGGTTCAAGAAAATGATCTATGTCACGCTTCCGGGCATCAAGTCTGTTGTGATTGTCCTGCTCATTATGAATATCGGCTATCTGCTGGAATCGGGATTCGAGCCGCAGTACCTGCTGGGCAACGGCATGAATGTGGACTATTCCGAGAACATTGATATATTCGTACTGAAATACGGAATTGCCCAGAGTAATTTCTCCCTGTCCATCGCAGCGGGAATGTTCAAGACGGTCGTCAGCTTCATCCTGCTGTTCATGGCGAATAATGCCGCGAAGCGCATGGGCGAAGCCAGGCTGTATTAA
- a CDS encoding sensor histidine kinase: MKLLNNIRLRNKMFLVYFLGVIAPIILTNVIFYNTITGNVKAQRIKDIDLAVEQIKNEFRLMVDQAVGLSSFFYADYKTNEVLDRNFTQTEDYVEAYDLYLRSTLNNYSPFSSSLQNKTIYVDNPTLLNSGNIGILSGEVRESVWYKEWMQEASSQPIFVRINEADGRFQSFSVLRRMDYFADRMDKEKLVKIDFKTIDLMEVFANLNVQGDVYLLGPEGRIEYTTNRAIDWQGKDRQLYASLKQEQLIDFEKEYGSISYLSGWRIVGTVNEKEIIKEVLKSRYFILWSACLMMIVPTVIILIITRSINLRIIEILKHMKKVKTQQFQTIMHGESRDEIGQLTLEFNSMIMQIKALINDVYLTEIQKKSLELERRKAQLNALQSQINPHFLFNALETIRMRSLLKQEHETAKIIQSMAMILRSSLTWNKEWVSVEEELGFILCFLDIQKYRFEDKLSYHIEVQPEAYACVVPKMVFLPFVENASIHGIEPLKKGGSIEIRISVEGDEVVFQVADNGIGMSSEQVDTLYGYLDMEGIIGERIGIQNVIYRVTMLYGRRAIFQVDSRPGEGTRIELRIPVHP, from the coding sequence ATGAAGCTGCTGAATAATATCCGGCTCAGGAATAAAATGTTCCTCGTCTATTTCCTCGGGGTCATCGCTCCGATCATTCTTACGAATGTGATCTTCTACAACACGATTACCGGAAATGTGAAGGCGCAGCGGATCAAGGACATCGATCTGGCAGTGGAACAGATTAAGAATGAGTTCCGGCTGATGGTGGATCAGGCCGTGGGCTTATCCTCTTTTTTCTATGCGGATTACAAGACCAATGAGGTGCTGGACCGTAACTTCACACAGACTGAAGACTATGTTGAGGCGTACGACCTCTATCTCAGGTCCACCCTGAACAACTATTCCCCGTTCTCTTCCTCGCTGCAAAATAAGACCATCTATGTGGATAACCCCACGTTGCTGAATTCAGGGAATATCGGGATTCTGTCCGGGGAGGTCCGGGAGAGTGTCTGGTATAAGGAGTGGATGCAGGAGGCCTCCTCCCAGCCGATATTTGTGCGGATTAATGAAGCAGACGGCCGCTTCCAGTCCTTCTCCGTGCTAAGGCGGATGGATTACTTCGCGGACCGGATGGACAAGGAGAAGCTGGTGAAGATTGATTTTAAGACGATTGATCTGATGGAGGTCTTCGCCAATCTGAACGTGCAGGGGGATGTGTATCTGCTGGGGCCGGAGGGCCGGATTGAGTATACGACTAACCGGGCCATAGACTGGCAGGGGAAGGACCGGCAGCTGTATGCCTCCCTGAAGCAGGAGCAACTTATTGATTTCGAGAAGGAATACGGCAGTATCAGCTATCTGTCCGGCTGGCGGATTGTCGGCACAGTGAATGAGAAGGAGATTATCAAGGAGGTGCTGAAATCCCGCTATTTCATCCTCTGGTCGGCGTGCCTGATGATGATTGTCCCCACCGTTATTATTCTGATCATTACCCGTTCGATCAACCTCCGGATTATTGAGATTCTGAAGCATATGAAAAAGGTGAAGACGCAGCAGTTCCAGACGATCATGCACGGGGAATCGCGCGATGAGATTGGCCAGCTGACCCTGGAGTTCAACAGTATGATTATGCAGATTAAGGCTCTGATTAACGATGTGTATCTTACAGAGATTCAGAAGAAGTCGCTGGAGCTGGAGCGGCGGAAGGCGCAGCTTAATGCTCTGCAAAGCCAGATTAACCCGCACTTCCTGTTCAATGCGCTGGAGACGATTCGGATGCGGAGCCTGCTGAAGCAGGAGCACGAGACGGCCAAAATCATCCAGAGCATGGCGATGATCCTGCGCAGCTCGCTGACCTGGAATAAGGAGTGGGTGAGCGTGGAGGAGGAGCTGGGCTTCATTCTCTGTTTTCTGGATATCCAGAAATACCGGTTCGAGGATAAGCTGAGCTATCATATCGAGGTGCAGCCTGAGGCCTACGCCTGCGTAGTCCCCAAAATGGTGTTCCTGCCCTTCGTGGAGAACGCCAGTATTCATGGCATCGAGCCGCTCAAAAAAGGCGGAAGCATTGAGATCCGCATCAGCGTGGAGGGGGATGAGGTGGTCTTCCAAGTGGCGGACAACGGGATTGGCATGAGCAGTGAGCAGGTTGACACTCTGTACGGTTACCTCGACATGGAAGGGATTATCGGCGAGCGGATCGGAATACAGAATGTAATCTACAGAGTAACCATGCTGTATGGCAGACGCGCAATCTTCCAGGTGGACAGCAGACCGGGTGAAGGGACACGGATTGAGCTGAGAATTCCAGTTCATCCATAG
- a CDS encoding ABC transporter substrate-binding protein — translation MGKSKRMWLLALTAVVSLSVVTACSGPNNTKKNTGTTEPTNAAATAETEPKQDKVTFKIFNGVAGSKDGNTNETTIGKLLEDQTGVNFKLEFVVGDLNTKIGTMIAANDYPDVLIPDAAIEEVLNAGAFIPLDELIEKYGPNIQRVYGKSLNQMRSKDGKIYFLPIAAQVNDFIPEPEAGAGFWVQRRVLEEAGYPKIKTLDQYIELIKNYRDKHKDENLTGMVSLTHDWRFFATSNPPMHLMGYPNDGNVTVDTNTWEAKTYAGAESTKKWLKALNDLNAAGLFDKASFVDNYDQYIAKLTSHKVLGFFDYRWQVDNALNVLKDAARKDPSLDGFKYFPLPVTFEEGTPDAYLDPPGGLVTNRGIGITVSAKDPVRIIQFFDNMLTEENQTLMSWGIKGETYEVNEQGRYFRTQEQIDKIDEPFRESFGFKYFSWNWPMYNATSTLADGNAKNVASQPEVFQMTLTDKDKAILEKYGVQTYSQLFAEPVPRPYFPAWGFAKEQNSPEQLWEASKDEMTKKYFPKLVLTTPDKFDAVWEEYMKEFGKLDTAGYEKWTTEQVKAKVELANQ, via the coding sequence ATGGGGAAAAGCAAGAGAATGTGGCTTCTCGCTCTGACGGCAGTCGTCTCGTTATCCGTGGTGACGGCTTGCTCGGGGCCGAATAACACCAAGAAGAATACGGGAACGACGGAGCCGACAAACGCCGCCGCTACTGCTGAGACTGAGCCTAAGCAGGACAAGGTAACGTTCAAAATCTTCAACGGGGTAGCCGGATCGAAGGACGGAAATACCAATGAGACGACCATCGGCAAGCTGCTGGAGGATCAGACCGGTGTCAATTTCAAGCTGGAATTCGTCGTGGGTGACCTCAATACCAAGATCGGAACCATGATTGCGGCCAACGATTACCCGGATGTGCTGATTCCCGATGCCGCTATAGAGGAAGTGCTGAATGCCGGCGCATTCATCCCGCTTGACGAGCTGATTGAGAAGTACGGGCCGAACATCCAGCGTGTGTATGGCAAGTCGCTGAATCAGATGCGCTCCAAGGATGGTAAAATCTATTTCCTGCCGATTGCCGCCCAGGTGAACGATTTCATTCCTGAGCCGGAAGCGGGTGCGGGGTTCTGGGTTCAGCGCCGCGTGCTGGAGGAAGCGGGTTATCCGAAGATCAAGACGCTGGATCAATATATAGAGCTGATTAAGAATTACCGTGACAAGCACAAGGATGAGAATCTGACGGGCATGGTCTCCCTTACGCATGACTGGAGATTCTTCGCCACCTCCAACCCGCCGATGCATCTGATGGGCTATCCGAATGACGGCAACGTTACGGTGGATACCAATACCTGGGAAGCCAAGACCTATGCCGGTGCAGAGTCCACCAAAAAGTGGCTGAAGGCGCTGAATGACCTCAATGCCGCCGGGCTGTTCGATAAAGCCTCCTTCGTCGATAACTATGACCAGTATATCGCCAAATTAACCTCCCACAAGGTGCTCGGCTTCTTCGACTACCGCTGGCAGGTGGATAATGCGCTGAATGTGCTGAAGGATGCCGCCCGTAAAGACCCTTCCCTGGACGGCTTCAAGTATTTCCCGCTGCCGGTAACCTTTGAGGAGGGCACGCCGGATGCCTATCTTGATCCGCCTGGGGGTCTGGTAACGAACCGCGGAATCGGGATTACAGTCAGTGCCAAAGACCCGGTCCGCATCATCCAGTTCTTCGACAACATGCTGACCGAAGAGAACCAGACCCTGATGTCCTGGGGCATCAAGGGCGAGACGTATGAAGTGAATGAACAGGGCCGCTACTTCCGTACGCAGGAGCAGATCGACAAGATTGACGAGCCGTTCAGAGAGAGCTTCGGCTTCAAGTACTTCAGCTGGAACTGGCCGATGTATAATGCCACCTCTACACTGGCTGACGGAAATGCCAAGAATGTTGCCAGCCAGCCGGAGGTGTTCCAGATGACGCTGACCGACAAGGATAAGGCGATCTTAGAGAAATACGGCGTACAGACCTACAGCCAGCTGTTTGCTGAACCGGTTCCGCGTCCATACTTCCCGGCATGGGGCTTCGCGAAGGAGCAGAATTCCCCGGAACAGCTCTGGGAAGCCAGCAAGGATGAAATGACGAAGAAGTATTTCCCTAAGCTGGTGCTGACGACTCCGGATAAGTTCGATGCGGTCTGGGAGGAGTATATGAAGGAATTCGGCAAGCTCGATACTGCGGGTTACGAGAAATGGACCACCGAGCAAGTCAAAGCGAAGGTCGAACTGGCGAACCAATAG
- a CDS encoding family 43 glycosylhydrolase: protein MYASKLAYSMHLAYKTERGQYQALNHNSGVLFAKATENEDGTLRAKSLKQPYLFYLADGNFGVLAVRTEADGEADDQSKGKVLLFSSADLLQYSEIGLLELKADTHVSDVSCTYDPQRSGYLIRWIDGQGQGYENFTADIMSLTNVSAPVEAEPFTLEAVQAEIEGIQPRNVIAVSAGIARRLFCKLTVPENIAVVVPDRVNAASVEDVKAVRATALYSDGTQAAKRVHWNTDAINWDEAGTYSISGEIHQDHFPFPIALNRADPCITRWKGKYYFIATNDADKEHTLYMREADTIPGLVTAGEALILDSSTYEEIGGLLWAPEFHIIEDELYIFHAATPGEFFHEESHVMKLSPGGNPMNAADWSKPCRVVKKDGSYLCEAGKTISLDMTVIRWNGQLYAAWSERQFLPVDLGAWVYIATIDPQEPWKLTSDPVLLTRPDYGWANNHTFVDEGPFALYTDDKLYVTFASAAVDATYVVGLLTADKGADLLDIKSWTKGNYPLLTSRSVPGEYGPGHNSYVTDEDGLIWNAYHARPGIEGPRCSGLRRVHFDIDGAPVLDLTEEKDLNPGLKHVSMEVIVG, encoded by the coding sequence GTGTATGCATCGAAGCTGGCTTATAGTATGCACCTGGCTTACAAGACGGAGAGGGGCCAGTATCAGGCATTGAATCATAACTCGGGTGTTCTGTTCGCCAAGGCGACGGAGAATGAGGATGGGACACTCCGGGCCAAAAGCCTGAAGCAGCCGTATCTCTTCTACCTGGCAGACGGTAATTTCGGCGTCCTTGCCGTGCGCACCGAGGCAGACGGTGAAGCGGATGACCAAAGCAAGGGGAAGGTACTGCTATTCTCTTCGGCCGATCTGCTGCAATACAGTGAGATTGGACTGCTGGAGCTTAAGGCAGACACTCATGTAAGCGATGTCTCCTGCACCTATGACCCGCAGCGCAGCGGTTACCTGATCCGCTGGATCGACGGGCAGGGTCAGGGCTACGAGAATTTCACTGCCGACATCATGAGTCTTACGAATGTCTCAGCACCGGTGGAGGCGGAGCCGTTCACGCTGGAAGCGGTGCAGGCGGAGATCGAGGGAATCCAGCCGCGTAATGTGATCGCTGTCTCCGCCGGGATCGCCCGCAGACTCTTCTGCAAGCTTACGGTGCCGGAGAACATTGCTGTCGTGGTACCGGACCGTGTGAATGCGGCATCGGTGGAGGATGTGAAGGCAGTCCGGGCAACGGCCCTTTACAGTGATGGGACGCAGGCTGCCAAAAGAGTCCATTGGAACACGGATGCCATTAACTGGGACGAGGCCGGAACCTACAGCATCTCCGGTGAGATCCATCAGGATCATTTTCCATTCCCGATTGCACTTAACCGTGCGGACCCTTGCATTACACGGTGGAAGGGAAAATATTATTTCATTGCGACTAATGATGCGGATAAGGAACATACGTTGTATATGAGGGAAGCCGATACGATTCCCGGGCTGGTAACAGCCGGGGAAGCCCTGATCCTCGATTCCTCCACATATGAAGAGATTGGCGGCCTGCTGTGGGCGCCGGAATTTCATATCATTGAAGACGAGCTGTATATTTTCCATGCCGCAACACCCGGCGAGTTCTTCCACGAGGAATCGCATGTGATGAAGCTGAGCCCGGGCGGGAATCCCATGAATGCTGCGGACTGGTCCAAGCCCTGCCGGGTAGTGAAGAAGGACGGCAGTTATCTGTGCGAGGCAGGCAAGACGATCTCTCTGGATATGACGGTCATCCGCTGGAACGGCCAGCTCTATGCCGCATGGTCGGAGCGCCAATTCCTGCCGGTGGATCTGGGAGCCTGGGTCTATATCGCTACCATAGACCCCCAGGAGCCGTGGAAGCTGACCAGTGATCCGGTGCTGCTGACCCGGCCGGATTACGGCTGGGCCAATAACCATACGTTCGTGGATGAAGGTCCGTTCGCGCTGTACACCGATGATAAGCTGTATGTGACTTTTGCCAGCGCAGCGGTGGATGCTACTTATGTTGTCGGTCTGCTGACCGCAGACAAGGGGGCTGATCTGCTGGATATCAAGAGCTGGACCAAGGGCAATTATCCGCTGCTGACCTCCAGAAGCGTGCCGGGGGAATACGGGCCGGGTCATAATTCCTACGTGACGGACGAGGACGGGCTGATCTGGAACGCCTACCACGCCAGACCGGGAATCGAGGGACCGCGATGCTCCGGCCTGCGCCGCGTGCATTTTGACATTGATGGTGCTCCCGTTCTGGATCTTACCGAGGAGAAGGACCTGAATCCGGGGCTGAAGCACGTATCCATGGAAGTCATCGTAGGCTAG
- a CDS encoding helix-turn-helix transcriptional regulator, which translates to MPTIHYVEYDAAHPANFVYSIPEGLDAWLLVLTQTPAVFEVGGELKEFPAHSVALYPPGHNIYYRACSRRYVNDWVRFDADESYITESVLPLGSPFSLPDPGYCHQLFQLLTLENSFQNDYRELSIDYLFRLLFNKLSEASQDKLTPQYYNLLELRKTLYSNPGHPWTVSSMAGYLHISTGYLQTIYKSAFGISCMEDVIQCRIRLAKEKLGFGQHKIAEIAALCGYANVEHFCRQFRQLTGFSPRAYRERLASKQPLIRKGE; encoded by the coding sequence ATGCCCACAATTCACTACGTGGAATACGATGCCGCACATCCGGCCAATTTCGTCTACAGTATCCCCGAAGGACTGGACGCCTGGCTTCTTGTCCTGACCCAGACTCCGGCGGTGTTTGAAGTGGGCGGTGAATTGAAGGAGTTTCCCGCTCACTCTGTCGCTTTGTATCCTCCAGGGCACAATATCTATTACCGCGCCTGCTCCCGGAGGTATGTCAACGACTGGGTCCGTTTCGATGCGGATGAATCGTATATCACCGAAAGCGTCCTGCCGCTGGGCAGCCCGTTCTCCCTGCCCGATCCCGGGTATTGCCATCAGCTGTTCCAGCTGCTGACGCTGGAGAACTCGTTCCAGAACGATTACCGAGAGCTGTCCATTGACTACCTGTTCCGTCTCTTGTTCAACAAGCTGTCCGAAGCGTCCCAGGACAAGCTGACACCGCAGTATTATAATCTGCTGGAGCTGCGCAAGACGCTGTACAGCAATCCGGGCCACCCTTGGACTGTATCCTCGATGGCCGGGTATCTGCACATCAGCACCGGCTACCTCCAGACCATCTACAAATCCGCCTTCGGCATCTCCTGCATGGAGGATGTCATTCAATGCCGGATCCGGCTGGCCAAGGAGAAGCTGGGCTTCGGCCAGCACAAAATCGCCGAGATCGCCGCTCTCTGCGGCTACGCCAATGTCGAGCATTTCTGCCGCCAGTTCCGCCAGCTGACCGGCTTCTCCCCCCGCGCCTACCGGGAGCGTCTGGCTTCCAAGCAACCGCTGATTCGGAAGGGGGAATAG